In one Chlamydia sp. BM-2023 genomic region, the following are encoded:
- a CDS encoding HDIG domain-containing metalloprotein: MINQMEDRRQTYRSCTTKEVDSPWFRYLLYFGITGIFGLTLFSFVYLKVLHIPIYNEGDIAQTSLNTPIDFSISWNVHAFYSQTEVPGVFGKVYKISENIVCEEPKEDETRRWLKKTQDFLTTTGFIDNSTQTCLQDLHLRPSALKDRDRLLSIHVSSDPKEFIHQCVAHIEDFLRSENCPESCREEILGGLKETNFDIAVDKEKSGYIKGDLLGTRRIEHFSKGSSVIQQYQKISPRDVKVLRHLRNQLVSSTTLFSCRSIPLVLLIVCVIVIWGYRSLVTFCPELLVSPKRFMLYIAIFSLSLIGVKITEILCALGPQSWEMYLSYPLVLPFTAILLGHLVGIPLAGASCTFLAVLYTLESGMWNNSWFLAINLLISWRILFTLNRVTRLTSIFWCCMKLLWVSTTVLTGFRIFFGMASLMDFRADFISSFVYSLITALGVGALVPVFESSFGACTHNHLLAYLDSDYPLLKRLFEEAPGTYQHSVLVGILAESAANAIHADGLFCRVVAQYHDIGKLINPGFFLENHQMLGTLKNDLSPIESAKMIMRHIPEGVELSRKAGLPDSFIRIIEEHHGTSVIFSLYHRHLQNNPNTGSLDEELFRYPGRKPSSKESTIIMIADSFEAAARSLEGTSMTALRNLVDKIVSGKMNDGQFSNSPITLDELTTICEVMVKTLYSALHSRAKYPEMSLKPCV; the protein is encoded by the coding sequence ATGATCAATCAAATGGAAGACCGTAGGCAAACCTACCGTAGTTGTACTACCAAAGAGGTAGATAGTCCATGGTTTAGATATCTTCTATATTTTGGTATTACGGGAATTTTCGGATTAACGTTATTTTCTTTTGTTTATCTTAAAGTTCTTCATATTCCTATATATAATGAAGGGGATATCGCTCAAACATCCCTAAATACTCCTATAGATTTTTCTATAAGTTGGAATGTACACGCATTTTATAGTCAGACAGAGGTCCCTGGAGTTTTTGGAAAAGTCTACAAAATTTCTGAAAATATTGTTTGCGAAGAACCTAAAGAAGACGAAACCCGTCGCTGGTTAAAAAAAACTCAGGATTTTCTTACTACAACAGGATTCATAGATAATTCGACGCAAACATGTTTGCAAGATTTGCATTTACGTCCCTCCGCTTTAAAAGATAGAGATCGCTTGCTAAGTATTCATGTAAGTTCTGATCCTAAGGAGTTCATACACCAATGTGTTGCCCATATTGAAGATTTTCTACGATCTGAGAATTGCCCAGAATCGTGTAGGGAAGAAATTTTAGGGGGACTCAAAGAGACAAATTTTGATATTGCAGTAGATAAAGAAAAATCTGGTTACATCAAAGGTGACTTATTAGGAACGCGAAGAATAGAACATTTTTCAAAAGGAAGTTCTGTCATACAGCAGTATCAGAAAATTAGCCCGAGAGATGTTAAAGTTCTTCGTCATCTAAGAAATCAGTTAGTATCTTCAACAACTCTGTTTTCCTGCCGCTCGATTCCTCTTGTTTTGCTAATTGTTTGTGTTATTGTAATTTGGGGATACCGATCCCTAGTTACTTTTTGCCCTGAATTACTCGTATCGCCAAAGCGTTTCATGCTTTACATCGCGATTTTCTCCCTATCTTTGATCGGTGTAAAAATTACAGAAATCCTTTGTGCCCTAGGACCGCAAAGTTGGGAAATGTACCTTTCCTACCCTCTAGTTCTTCCGTTTACAGCGATTCTTCTTGGCCATCTTGTTGGGATTCCTCTTGCAGGGGCGTCATGCACATTTTTAGCCGTTCTCTATACCTTAGAATCAGGAATGTGGAATAACAGCTGGTTTCTCGCTATAAACCTGCTGATATCTTGGAGGATCTTATTTACTTTAAATCGTGTGACACGACTAACCTCTATATTTTGGTGTTGCATGAAGCTGTTATGGGTCTCTACAACAGTTTTAACAGGATTTCGCATATTTTTTGGTATGGCATCCTTAATGGATTTTCGGGCAGATTTTATAAGCAGCTTCGTCTACAGCTTAATAACAGCTCTTGGTGTTGGCGCCTTGGTTCCCGTATTTGAATCCTCTTTTGGGGCATGTACACATAACCACTTATTGGCGTATTTAGATTCTGATTACCCTTTATTAAAGCGCCTATTTGAAGAAGCTCCGGGAACATATCAGCATTCTGTATTAGTGGGAATCCTTGCTGAATCTGCTGCAAATGCTATTCATGCCGATGGCCTTTTCTGCCGTGTTGTAGCCCAATATCACGATATTGGTAAGCTGATTAATCCAGGATTTTTCCTTGAAAATCATCAGATGCTGGGAACATTAAAAAATGATCTCTCCCCAATTGAAAGTGCAAAAATGATTATGCGCCATATTCCCGAAGGGGTGGAGCTCTCTAGAAAAGCAGGCCTTCCTGATTCCTTTATTCGTATTATCGAAGAACACCATGGCACTTCAGTAATTTTTTCTCTTTATCACCGTCATTTACAAAATAACCCGAATACAGGTTCTTTAGATGAAGAGTTGTTCCGTTATCCAGGAAGGAAGCCCTCTTCAAAAGAGTCTACAATTATCATGATAGCGGACTCCTTTGAAGCTGCTGCTCGTTCTCTAGAAGGAACAAGCATGACTGCACTACGCAATCTTGTTGATAAAATTGTATCCGGAAAAATGAATGACGGGCAGTTTTCAAACTCTCCAATTACCTTGGATGAGCTGACAACTATTTGCGAGGTTATGGTAAAAACTCTCTATAGCGCTCTCCATTCACGAGCGAAGTATCCAGAAATGTCCCTAAAGCCGTGTGTATAG
- a CDS encoding hydroxymethylbilane synthase — MLSDCYADPFLSDFCLGKRPLRIASRRSTLAKAQAHECIQLLRSWYPKLWVQIHTVNTRGDKDKKTPLRLVENAHFFTDAVDELVIRGSCHLAVHSAKDLPSPSKTPVIAITRGTDPADVLVYGERYMWKRFPDNPILGSSSPRRSDILKAFFPRGKVVDIRGTIEERLEQLESGKYDAIIIAKAAILRLHLCLPYTRELPPPYHPLQGRLSITASKNIESWEKFLSPLNLPAMDQESALSLSTAL; from the coding sequence ATGCTATCCGATTGCTACGCTGATCCTTTTCTGTCAGATTTTTGTTTGGGAAAACGTCCCCTACGCATAGCTTCTCGAAGGTCCACCCTAGCGAAAGCTCAGGCTCATGAATGCATCCAACTCCTTCGCTCGTGGTATCCTAAACTTTGGGTTCAAATCCATACGGTAAATACTCGAGGGGATAAAGACAAAAAGACGCCTTTACGTCTTGTGGAAAACGCTCATTTTTTTACTGATGCTGTTGATGAATTAGTAATTCGCGGTAGCTGCCATCTTGCGGTTCATTCCGCTAAAGATCTTCCCTCACCCTCGAAAACACCTGTTATAGCCATTACAAGGGGTACTGACCCTGCTGACGTATTAGTTTATGGCGAACGCTATATGTGGAAACGCTTCCCAGACAATCCTATATTAGGAAGCTCCTCACCGCGCCGTAGCGATATTTTAAAAGCCTTTTTCCCTAGGGGAAAAGTTGTCGACATTCGGGGGACTATCGAGGAAAGACTCGAACAACTGGAGTCGGGGAAATATGACGCTATTATTATTGCAAAAGCGGCAATCCTTAGACTCCACCTTTGCCTTCCCTATACCCGGGAACTTCCTCCTCCCTATCATCCTCTTCAAGGGCGCTTGAGCATCACTGCTTCAAAAAATATTGAATCTTGGGAAAAATTTCTTTCTCCTTTGAACCTGCCTGCTATGGATCAAGAATCCGCTCTCAGCCTTAGCACAGCATTATAA
- the radA gene encoding DNA repair protein RadA, with amino-acid sequence MTTKIKTQWTCRECGTNTPKWLGQCPGCLQWNTLIEEAISSSQCNRKLRSQATAVSLSTVKLREEERLCIGDPGWDRILGGGAVRGSLTLLGGDPGIGKSTLLLQISAKFAHRGHKVLYVCGEESVTQTSLRAKRLGISHENIYLFPETNFDDIKQQIATLNPDVLIIDSIQIIFNPSLHSSPGSVAQVREVTSELMHIAKQSQITTFVIGHVTKSGEIAGPRVLEHLVDTVLYFEGNSHANYRMIRSVKNRFGPTNELLILSMHTDGLKEVLNPSGLFLQEKITETTGSVIIPIVEGSETLLIEMQALASSSPFANPIRKTSGFDPNRFLLLLAVLEKRAQIKLHTADVFLSIAGGLKITEPAADLGAGLAVVSSLYNRLSPQNYTFTGEIGLGGEIRHVTHLERRLKESKLMGFEGAVIPEGQITGLSSEVKDQLDIRGVKTIKDAIRLLR; translated from the coding sequence ATGACAACGAAGATAAAAACTCAATGGACCTGTAGAGAATGTGGTACTAACACTCCAAAGTGGTTAGGCCAGTGTCCGGGATGTTTACAATGGAACACGCTTATTGAAGAGGCTATTTCTTCTTCTCAATGTAATAGAAAGCTACGCTCTCAGGCAACAGCCGTATCGTTGAGCACTGTAAAACTTCGCGAGGAAGAACGTTTATGTATAGGAGATCCTGGTTGGGATCGCATTTTAGGAGGAGGCGCAGTTCGTGGTAGCCTCACCCTATTAGGTGGCGATCCTGGAATTGGGAAATCTACTTTACTTTTGCAAATATCAGCAAAATTTGCCCATCGTGGTCATAAGGTTCTTTATGTGTGTGGTGAGGAGTCGGTCACACAGACTTCTTTAAGAGCTAAGCGCTTAGGCATTTCTCATGAGAATATTTATCTTTTCCCTGAGACGAATTTTGATGATATTAAGCAGCAAATAGCGACTCTCAATCCTGATGTTCTTATTATTGATTCGATTCAGATTATATTTAACCCGAGTTTACACTCCTCCCCGGGATCTGTAGCTCAGGTACGAGAGGTCACCTCAGAACTTATGCATATTGCCAAACAGTCACAAATTACTACTTTTGTGATTGGTCATGTAACAAAATCTGGGGAAATTGCTGGCCCTCGGGTATTAGAGCACCTTGTGGACACAGTGTTATATTTTGAGGGAAATTCGCATGCAAATTACCGTATGATACGCTCGGTAAAAAATCGTTTTGGCCCTACCAATGAGCTTCTTATTCTATCTATGCATACTGACGGATTAAAAGAAGTTTTGAATCCTTCAGGCCTATTCCTACAAGAAAAAATTACTGAGACTACGGGTTCTGTGATTATTCCTATTGTTGAGGGATCAGAAACTCTTCTTATTGAGATGCAGGCTTTAGCTTCATCTTCTCCGTTTGCCAATCCTATTAGAAAAACATCAGGATTTGATCCTAACAGATTTTTATTACTCTTAGCTGTTCTAGAAAAGCGCGCTCAAATAAAATTACATACTGCTGATGTTTTTCTTTCTATAGCGGGCGGGTTAAAAATTACGGAACCTGCTGCGGATTTAGGAGCAGGTCTAGCTGTAGTTTCTTCGCTTTACAATCGCCTCTCCCCTCAAAACTATACCTTTACTGGAGAAATAGGGTTAGGAGGAGAAATTCGCCATGTTACGCACTTAGAAAGACGTCTTAAAGAAAGCAAGCTTATGGGTTTTGAAGGAGCTGTTATTCCTGAAGGACAGATTACAGGACTTTCTTCTGAAGTCAAAGATCAATTAGATATTCGAGGGGTAAAAACAATTAAAGATGCTATCCGATTGCTACGCTGA
- the rnc gene encoding ribonuclease III, which yields MNNLINIKEVEAKLNFKFTQPKLLVTALTHPSYRNETVTITEDSERLEFLGDAVLCLIVTEHLFLLFPSMDEGTLSTARAALINAVSCCQYTDALGLGEYLLIGRGERIQNERGRTSAYANLFESILGAVYLDGGLAPARQITVPLLPSKKDILPLMLGNPKNRLQQLTQKHLRTLPVYQCTPWTSPQGSPGYHIRVVVNDEIWGEGFALSKKEAEKLAAQEALDAHDNEDKNSMDL from the coding sequence ATGAATAATCTGATCAACATTAAAGAAGTTGAAGCTAAATTAAATTTTAAGTTTACTCAACCAAAACTCCTAGTTACGGCATTGACTCACCCCTCTTATAGGAACGAGACCGTAACTATTACCGAAGACAGCGAGCGTTTAGAATTCCTGGGAGACGCCGTACTATGTTTAATTGTAACTGAACATCTTTTTCTTTTATTTCCTTCTATGGATGAGGGAACGTTATCTACAGCACGAGCAGCATTAATCAATGCGGTTTCCTGTTGTCAATATACCGACGCATTAGGCCTGGGAGAATATTTACTAATAGGACGAGGAGAAAGAATTCAAAATGAGCGTGGAAGAACTTCAGCTTATGCGAATTTATTTGAGTCTATTTTAGGTGCTGTTTATCTTGATGGTGGTCTAGCTCCTGCAAGACAAATTACTGTTCCTTTACTGCCTTCGAAGAAAGATATTCTTCCTCTTATGCTTGGGAATCCGAAAAATCGTTTACAACAACTTACGCAAAAGCACTTACGCACATTGCCTGTATACCAATGTACGCCGTGGACATCACCTCAAGGATCTCCTGGTTATCATATTCGTGTAGTAGTAAATGATGAAATATGGGGTGAGGGTTTTGCCTTATCGAAAAAAGAAGCTGAGAAGCTAGCAGCACAAGAAGCATTAGATGCCCATGACAACGAAGATAAAAACTCAATGGACCTGTAG
- a CDS encoding DUF5070 domain-containing protein: protein MRFVLHLEHLRHFQNQGSILFEGLISFEDCISLEFKLRSFVESVSKDIQSARWRENIFRSVPEVSALVKGRRLASFAADLVHRPRLALVGDFWVFPGDEIPEREEDCQLLLCLSGDKCGQGIFFVGPYPTDLYLPQSGETALLLVFSSVGIPIS from the coding sequence ATGAGGTTCGTTCTACATTTAGAACACCTGCGCCATTTCCAAAATCAAGGTAGTATATTATTTGAAGGATTGATTTCTTTCGAAGACTGTATCTCTTTAGAGTTTAAATTGAGAAGCTTCGTCGAATCTGTATCCAAAGATATACAAAGTGCGCGCTGGAGAGAAAATATCTTTCGTTCTGTTCCCGAGGTATCCGCTTTAGTTAAAGGGCGTCGTCTTGCCTCTTTTGCTGCTGATCTTGTGCACCGCCCCAGATTAGCTCTCGTAGGGGATTTTTGGGTGTTTCCGGGAGATGAAATTCCTGAAAGAGAAGAAGATTGTCAGTTGCTTTTGTGCTTGTCAGGAGATAAGTGCGGACAGGGAATCTTTTTTGTAGGGCCTTATCCCACAGATCTTTATTTGCCACAATCGGGAGAGACAGCTTTGCTTCTCGTTTTTTCCTCAGTAGGCATTCCAATTTCTTAA
- a CDS encoding phospho-sugar mutase — protein sequence MKDLQKKIEAFYDPVTAKNLLVWLSEDFSKSDEETIRDLLENNPKLLGDLFGKTLTFGTGGLRSPMGLGTNRMNAFTVRRATQGLAQVLKKHNPHPGDKIQVVIGHDTRHNSLAFAQETAKVLAGNQIHALLFKDPEPLALVSFTLRVENALAGVMITASHNPPEYNGYKVYMASGGQVLPPLDQEIIEESANVEEVLAAKSLENPYIHLIGEEYETLYRETLHKLQLFPEDNRISGPAIHVSYSPLHGTGVTVIPQVLKDWGFPHVALVEKQAIPDGNFSTVRLPNPEDHDALTLGIEQMIKNQDDIFIATDPDADRLGVVCLDEGSPYIFNGNQTACILADHILRSLSTNAPIRKEDKIVKSLVTTEMLSAIANFYGGDIVNVATGFKYIGEKIEAWRNGPERFIFGAEESYGYLYGTQVEDKDAIIISALITEAALQQKLKGKTLRDAILDLYEMHGYFMNKTVSLSFGKEEEELMKSQVEKLAGQDPSLMSLPGYTLEKFENYRQGLGINIDTRTTYSLTLPKMSMLCYYYKNGEKIIIRPSGTEPKIKLYFETVNRYEKITHNKNSQKEREQESLGILENFIAGFQERFNAL from the coding sequence ATGAAAGACCTTCAAAAGAAAATAGAAGCTTTCTACGACCCTGTAACTGCAAAAAATCTCCTAGTTTGGTTATCCGAAGACTTTAGTAAAAGTGATGAGGAAACAATCAGAGATCTTTTGGAGAATAATCCTAAACTTCTCGGAGATCTTTTTGGCAAGACCCTGACATTCGGTACCGGGGGATTACGTAGCCCCATGGGATTAGGTACAAATAGAATGAATGCCTTTACTGTAAGAAGGGCAACTCAAGGACTAGCTCAAGTATTAAAAAAACATAACCCTCATCCTGGTGATAAAATTCAAGTAGTGATCGGACATGACACCCGGCACAACTCCTTAGCTTTTGCTCAAGAAACAGCTAAAGTCTTGGCGGGGAATCAAATTCATGCTCTGCTATTTAAAGATCCCGAGCCCCTCGCGTTAGTTTCTTTTACTTTAAGAGTCGAGAATGCTCTGGCGGGAGTTATGATCACTGCCTCTCATAATCCTCCAGAATATAACGGCTATAAAGTCTATATGGCTTCTGGAGGGCAGGTACTCCCGCCTCTGGACCAGGAAATTATCGAAGAATCAGCTAATGTTGAAGAGGTCTTAGCCGCAAAATCCCTGGAAAACCCTTATATTCATCTCATAGGAGAAGAATACGAAACTCTGTATAGGGAAACCTTGCATAAGCTCCAGCTATTCCCAGAGGATAATCGTATTTCAGGCCCAGCTATACACGTAAGCTACTCTCCATTGCACGGAACTGGAGTGACTGTAATTCCTCAAGTGTTAAAAGATTGGGGATTCCCTCATGTAGCTCTCGTAGAAAAACAAGCTATTCCCGATGGGAATTTTTCTACCGTACGTCTTCCTAACCCCGAAGATCACGACGCTCTAACCTTAGGGATAGAGCAAATGATAAAAAACCAAGACGATATTTTTATAGCAACAGACCCAGATGCAGATCGTTTAGGAGTCGTTTGCTTAGATGAAGGCTCTCCCTATATATTTAACGGGAATCAAACAGCTTGTATTCTTGCTGACCATATTCTACGTTCCTTGTCGACAAACGCTCCTATAAGAAAGGAAGATAAGATAGTTAAAAGTTTAGTAACTACAGAAATGCTTTCCGCAATAGCCAATTTCTACGGTGGCGATATTGTAAACGTAGCTACAGGATTTAAATATATCGGAGAGAAAATAGAAGCCTGGAGAAATGGTCCAGAAAGGTTTATATTTGGAGCCGAAGAATCTTACGGCTATCTATATGGAACGCAAGTCGAAGATAAAGACGCCATTATTATATCTGCGTTAATCACAGAAGCCGCACTGCAGCAAAAGCTAAAGGGAAAGACTCTGAGAGACGCTATTTTAGATTTATACGAAATGCACGGGTACTTCATGAATAAAACCGTCTCCCTATCTTTTGGTAAGGAAGAAGAAGAACTCATGAAATCCCAAGTTGAGAAATTGGCAGGGCAGGATCCATCTTTAATGTCTCTACCTGGATACACGCTTGAAAAATTTGAAAATTACCGTCAGGGACTAGGTATCAATATCGATACACGGACTACGTATAGTTTAACGCTGCCAAAGATGTCCATGCTCTGCTACTACTACAAAAACGGCGAGAAAATTATCATACGCCCCTCAGGAACAGAACCTAAAATCAAACTCTATTTCGAAACCGTAAATCGTTACGAAAAAATCACTCACAATAAAAATTCTCAAAAAGAAAGAGAACAGGAAAGCCTGGGAATTCTTGAGAACTTTATAGCTGGATTTCAAGAAAGATTTAATGCTTTATAG
- a CDS encoding superoxide dismutase, with protein MTFVPYTLPELPYAYDALEPVISAEIMLLHHQKHHQGYINNLNEALKKLELAGVQQDLTRLIGLEPSLRFNGGGHINHSLFWEMLAPIGQGGGVPPRNGLLKLIERFWGTFDNFLKKFIEFAAPIQGSGWAWLAFCPQKQELMLHATVNQDPLEATTGKIPLLGVDVWEHAYYLQYKNVRLDYLKAIPQIINWGYIEQRFSDITS; from the coding sequence ATGACCTTTGTGCCCTATACATTACCTGAATTGCCTTATGCTTATGATGCTCTTGAACCAGTGATTAGTGCAGAGATTATGCTCTTGCATCATCAAAAGCATCACCAGGGGTATATAAATAATTTGAATGAAGCTCTAAAGAAATTAGAGCTAGCAGGTGTTCAACAAGATTTGACACGTCTTATTGGTTTGGAGCCCTCCTTAAGGTTCAATGGCGGAGGTCATATCAATCACTCTCTATTTTGGGAAATGCTCGCTCCAATAGGGCAAGGGGGAGGCGTTCCTCCAAGAAACGGATTACTTAAGTTGATCGAAAGATTTTGGGGAACTTTTGATAATTTTTTAAAAAAATTCATTGAATTTGCTGCTCCTATTCAAGGATCAGGGTGGGCATGGTTAGCTTTTTGTCCCCAAAAACAGGAGCTTATGCTACATGCAACAGTTAATCAGGATCCCCTAGAGGCGACGACAGGAAAGATTCCTCTTCTCGGGGTGGATGTCTGGGAGCATGCTTACTATCTCCAGTATAAAAACGTTAGATTAGATTATTTAAAAGCAATTCCTCAAATAATTAATTGGGGGTATATTGAACAAAGGTTCTCTGATATAACTAGTTAA
- the accD gene encoding acetyl-CoA carboxylase, carboxyltransferase subunit beta, whose product MRLFSYDKPKIKVQKIKADGFSGWLKCTHCHEMIHANELGQNFNCCPKCSYHYRITAAERIKLLADKDSWRPLYTNLKSQDPLKFADTDTYQNRLAKARKDNTESEGVLVGVCAIGEHPVALAVMDFNFMAGSMGAVVGEKLTRLIEKAIISKLPVIIVCASGGARMQESVFSLMQMAKTSAALAKLHEAGLPYISVLTNPTSGGVTASFASLGDVIIAEPKALICFAGPRVVAQVIGEDLPEGAQKSEFLLEHGMIDKVVERKQLKSTLQSLLDYFSAQEYTGGQDKAPRDLSKKLKEIFLLTDDSE is encoded by the coding sequence GTGCGTTTATTTTCTTACGACAAACCTAAGATTAAAGTGCAAAAGATAAAGGCTGATGGTTTTAGCGGATGGTTAAAGTGTACCCATTGTCATGAAATGATTCATGCAAATGAGTTGGGTCAAAACTTCAACTGCTGCCCTAAATGCTCTTACCATTATCGTATTACTGCGGCTGAAAGGATCAAGTTGCTTGCCGACAAAGATTCCTGGCGTCCTCTTTACACGAATTTAAAATCTCAAGATCCTTTAAAATTCGCAGATACAGATACGTATCAAAATCGCCTGGCTAAGGCAAGAAAAGATAATACTGAAAGTGAAGGCGTCCTCGTTGGTGTCTGCGCTATAGGGGAACATCCCGTTGCCCTAGCGGTGATGGATTTCAATTTTATGGCAGGGTCTATGGGCGCTGTTGTTGGAGAGAAACTCACTCGTCTTATAGAAAAAGCTATCATATCTAAACTGCCCGTGATTATTGTTTGCGCCTCCGGAGGAGCTCGGATGCAAGAGTCCGTATTCTCACTCATGCAAATGGCAAAAACATCCGCAGCTTTAGCAAAATTGCATGAAGCAGGTTTGCCTTATATTTCTGTTTTGACAAACCCTACTTCTGGAGGAGTAACCGCCTCCTTCGCTTCTTTAGGTGATGTGATTATCGCAGAACCTAAAGCCCTCATTTGTTTTGCAGGTCCCCGTGTTGTCGCCCAAGTTATAGGCGAAGACTTACCCGAAGGGGCGCAAAAGTCCGAGTTTCTTTTAGAGCATGGAATGATCGATAAAGTAGTAGAACGAAAGCAATTAAAAAGTACTTTGCAGAGTTTACTTGATTACTTTTCTGCTCAAGAATACACTGGTGGCCAAGATAAAGCCCCTAGAGACCTATCTAAGAAGCTTAAAGAAATTTTTTTATTGACAGATGACAGTGAATAA
- the dut gene encoding dUTP diphosphatase yields MAIFCELESGVDLPEYSTEGASGADLRAHIDEPIALLPGQRTLIPTGIKMQIPLGYEVQIRPRSGLALKYGIMVVNSPGTVDADYRGEICIILANFGENTFIVEPKMRIAQAVVAPVVQAKFIVVDQEEGLTATSRGSRGFGHTGEK; encoded by the coding sequence ATGGCTATATTTTGTGAGTTAGAATCTGGAGTAGATCTCCCAGAGTATTCTACAGAAGGCGCTTCTGGCGCAGATCTTAGGGCGCATATTGATGAGCCCATTGCTTTATTGCCAGGTCAACGTACCCTAATCCCTACAGGAATAAAAATGCAGATTCCTTTGGGCTATGAGGTGCAAATTCGTCCACGTAGTGGATTGGCCCTAAAGTACGGCATTATGGTCGTTAATTCTCCGGGGACAGTAGATGCTGATTACCGCGGTGAAATTTGTATTATATTAGCAAATTTCGGAGAAAATACGTTCATAGTAGAGCCAAAAATGCGTATTGCTCAAGCAGTAGTTGCTCCTGTAGTTCAGGCAAAGTTTATAGTCGTCGATCAAGAAGAAGGATTAACGGCAACGTCTCGGGGAAGTAGAGGTTTTGGGCATACCGGAGAGAAATGA
- a CDS encoding PTS sugar transporter subunit IIA — MPFYCESQQNFSLFSLLSPKLIMFLNKNSREEILQDLTDLAGSAGLLENREEFFQALVTRENIMSTGIGMGVAIPHGKLNSCSDFFIAIGIHPQGILWDAIDGALVRLVFLIGGPDNAQAEYLKLLSTLTLSLRDESRRQELLQVKTIEEVMNVFLGM; from the coding sequence ATGCCTTTCTATTGTGAGAGTCAACAAAATTTTTCCTTATTTTCTCTTTTATCTCCCAAATTGATCATGTTCTTGAATAAGAATTCTCGAGAGGAGATTTTGCAAGATCTTACAGATCTCGCGGGTTCCGCTGGACTGCTTGAGAATAGGGAAGAGTTTTTTCAAGCTTTAGTGACTCGTGAAAATATTATGTCCACAGGAATCGGCATGGGCGTAGCTATTCCTCACGGTAAGTTAAATAGTTGTTCCGATTTTTTTATCGCTATAGGTATCCATCCCCAAGGCATACTCTGGGATGCTATAGACGGAGCCTTAGTGCGTTTGGTGTTTTTAATAGGGGGGCCGGATAATGCTCAAGCTGAATATCTCAAGCTATTATCCACGCTAACTCTTTCCCTAAGAGATGAATCCCGCCGTCAAGAATTGCTGCAAGTAAAGACAATTGAAGAAGTTATGAACGTGTTTTTAGGAATGTAA
- a CDS encoding PTS sugar transporter subunit IIA translates to MDLKLEELASLLDVSENTVRKWLEDGAIPSYSMNNEYRFNREEIEDWILNNQALVGLERDEKNEDFRDLSLKYSLYKAIYRGGIIRDVVVKNKTEALQYASSYIAEKFNLDANVLFEMLAYRESLMSTGIGEGIALPHAKDFLINSYYDVVVPMFLSTSIDFGALDGKPVNVLFFLFASQDKSHLNLVNKIVHLGMSLEARSFLTNYPDKDQLLAYIKNWESQIH, encoded by the coding sequence ATGGATTTAAAATTAGAGGAACTTGCTTCTTTATTAGATGTTTCTGAAAATACCGTACGCAAATGGCTAGAAGATGGAGCTATACCTAGCTATAGTATGAATAATGAATACAGATTCAATCGCGAAGAAATAGAAGATTGGATCTTAAATAATCAAGCTCTAGTAGGACTAGAAAGAGACGAAAAAAACGAAGATTTTCGAGATCTTTCCTTAAAATACAGTCTCTATAAAGCTATTTATCGCGGGGGAATTATTCGCGATGTTGTCGTAAAGAATAAAACAGAAGCCCTGCAATATGCCTCTTCTTACATAGCTGAGAAATTTAACCTAGACGCTAATGTTCTTTTCGAAATGCTCGCTTATCGCGAAAGTTTAATGTCTACAGGTATAGGAGAAGGTATAGCCCTTCCCCACGCTAAGGACTTTCTTATTAATTCGTATTACGATGTTGTTGTTCCCATGTTCCTATCAACAAGCATTGATTTCGGAGCCCTCGATGGTAAGCCCGTAAACGTTTTATTCTTCCTCTTTGCTTCCCAAGATAAAAGTCATTTAAATTTAGTAAATAAAATCGTACACCTAGGCATGTCCTTAGAAGCACGAAGTTTTCTAACAAACTATCCAGACAAAGATCAACTTCTCGCTTATATTAAGAATTGGGAATCGCAAATCCACTAA